In the genome of Paenibacillus pabuli, the window TTTGCTTGAATTGGTGGATCAAGAGGTCCGAGATGATTCAGTCTCCTCAGAGGGAGATGACGGAAAGTATCAGGACCAGGCCAATGCCTTCACAGTAACTTGGCTTGGCCCGCTAACCGGGATCAATTCAATCCGCACCCATTATTTACAGCAGGCGGATTTGCTGACCGTGACATATGAATTTGACGGAGAGCTTGAGGCTGTCGGGGCACTCATTCCATTGATGTTCAGTGATGGTCGCGAGCAGGCTGTCATCACTCATTCCAACCAGGCTGTGCGCAGCGAGTACCGGGGTGCTTATGTGGAATCCAACGTGTTGGACGAAGGAGCCACCATTCATCTCAAGGAACAGCCCGTGGCGTCCCGCAACGGATTGCTGAAGGAAGCGCGGATGGAAGTAATCGGTGGGCGAAGTATAACGTTTACGATTAGGTTGGGAATCGATTAGAGGAGGGATATATTTATGAATACATCAACATCCGTGAAATGGCTGGAGGAAGCATGGCGGCAAGGAGCGGCCAAAACGATTCGCAACGCGCAGCGCATCAAGGATACATTTCCGCACACCGCCCCGCAGGGCACATATGACCGGAATGATCCTGAATGGTGGACCGCCGGCTTCTGGCCGGGACTGTTATGGCTTGTCTATGGCGAGTCGCCGGAAAATGAAGCTGCAGCTCCGTTATCTCGAATTGCCGAAAGCTGTGAGCGGCAATTGGAGGGTTGTCTGCGTGATCCCGAATCGGTGGATCACGATCTCGGGTTCATCTGGCTGCTTAGTGGCGTAGCCAACTACCGCCAGACCGGCAGCGCCGATGGACGGCGGCGAGGTATGCTCGCCGCCAATCTGCTCGCTGCCCGCTTTAACGTGCGCGGTGAATTCATCCGCGCTTGGAACTTCAGCTCGTCAACCATGGATACGCGCGGCGTAGCCATCATTGACAGCATGATGAATCTGCCGCTGCTCTACTGGGCATCCGAGCAGAGCGGCGACCCGCGCTTCCGCAGCCTGGCGGAAGCGCATGCGGACACCGTGGCGCGCGAGTTCGTCCGCGCTGACGGGTCCATCTGCCACGTGGTGGAGTTCGATCCACTCACGGGGCAGAAGGTGCAGGAGCATGGCGGGCAGGGCCATGCGCCAGGTTCTGCCTGGGCGCGGGGTACCGCCTGGGCGCTGCACGGGTTTGCGCTGTCTTTCCGGTATACGGGCGAAGCCCGCTATCTGGAGACAGCGGAGCGGGCGGCCGATTTCTTCCTCGCCATGCTTGGCGAAGAGATCGTGCCGGTGTGGGATTTCCGCGCACCTGCCGAGCATCAGGTGGCGTGGGACTCGTCCGCTTCGGCGATTGCCGCCAGCGGATTGTTGGAGCTGGCGAAGCTGTCGCCGCGCGGCGAGGAATATGCAGCCGCGGCAGAGCGTATCCTCCGCGGGCTGCATGAGCACTACAGCTCCGGTGAGACGGCAGCGGAAGAAGGTTTGATCATGCAGGGCACCGTGCATTATCCCGAAGGTCGAGGTTTGAATGTGCCGATTATATACGGCGATTATTTCTATATGGAGGCGCTGGCGAAGCTGCGTGGCCGTCCAGGTTTATTTTAGAGAAAAGGAGTAGGATATCACACGTCGAAAAGCAGGTACACGTGAAGGGCAAGAGTATACGATTCATCTTAAAACTGCTTGAGTGAGCGTGCCTCCTGGCGGTAAATGATGTGCCTGACCAGGAGGCAGAGCACACCTGAGAAGAAGAGCGTAGGGAGGCGCTGTAACCGTTGTGTCGACCGGCTAATCTGTTTTGTAAGATTGACTGATGAGGGATGTGGATTTTTCGCTTGGTTAATCCGTGATCTCAGACGGTTTTATTTTTCATTGCAGGTGTGCGTCTTAAGATGACAAAGTCGGCCGAGGACAGGTCGGGATATCGCTGAGGAATAATTTTATGTACTTTGAATTCGGGATAGTCGAACAGATAATCAAAAATATTTTGGTCCTGAATGGTGCTAACCCCTGGACTCCCGTTTTGTTTCAATCGAGTATACAGCACGACCCACTCTGTCGAAGAGTGCAGGATGTCGTAGAGCGTGTTGCGGAAATCCGTTTCATCCGTAATGTGATAGAGTACATCAAGACAGACGGTGAGGTCCGCTTGCATGAAACCGCGGTTAATCCATAAACCTGGCGTGTATAACATGAAGCTTTTGGAGGTATCGTTGGCAAACTTGGAGGCACAGAGCCGTACCGAAGAACCTGCTACATCAACACCCAGATACGTGTCGTAATTCATATATTGCAGTTGATTGCCATCCCCGCAACCAAATTCAATGACGCTGGATATACCCTCACGCTGAATCAGTCCATTTACCACCTCTGCCTTGAATTCAGCCAGTACGCCGTACGGACCCCTTCCGGATGTCTCGCCTGAGCTATACGTTTGTTCCCAATATCCTTTGTAGTCAAAAGGCTGACTCATACTACTCCCCCAATCAAATGAAAAATGAAACCCCAAAAAGGGCGACTATACATAAGTTATGCGTAATAATTTCGGGTATGTACCCTTCGAAATGAGATAGGTCGGAAGAATGAATTCCCATTACATCGCCTGAAAATTCCCTGAAAGTCTAAACATCTGGAAAGAACTTGCCGACATTAAACCTAAGGAACAAAATGATAAGAATCGGGGGGAAATGATGTTAAAGCCAAGATTGACCAAGTACATGGTGATGATGCTGGTATTGGTGCTGAGTATTTCCAACGTAGGCTTGGCCGCTGCGGCAGATAAAGAACTGTCCAAAATTGTAGTTTCCAAAAATGAGCTGTCGCTCGAAGTGGGTGATTCCAGTTCGGTCACGGTGACAGGAGTATATACCGATAATACATCGGCTAACGTAACCATTAGTTCTTCCTGGAGTAGCAGTGATACTTCAATTGCGACTGTATATAATGGTGCCATTACTGCCAAAAAGGAAGGTACGGCAACCATTACAACTTCGTATCTGACTCAGAGTCAAACGGTTCAGGTGAATGTAACCAAAAAGGTTAAAGCCCTTTCCAAAAACGTGCAGTCGCTGGACTTGCGCACAGGGGATAGCAAAGACATTATTTTGACGGCAACTTACAGTGATAATACGACGAATGCAGATGCGTCCAAAGTAGCTGAGTGGTCATCCGATGACGAGAAAGTGGCAACGGTTGTGAATGGTAAAGTGACTGGACAAAGCGCCGGTACAGCTGTTATCACAGGTAAAGTTGGCAGTCAAAGTGTGACTGTGGATGTTAACGTTGAGGTTGTTAAACGTGTGGATGTGGACAAGAAGCAGATCAATCTGCTGCTGAACAAAAGTGAAACTGTAAAATTGACAGCCACCTATCCAGATGGCACAACCAAAGATGTAACGGATCTGGCAGAGTGGACATCAAGTAATGAGAAAGTAGCAGACGTGTTAAAAGGGGAAATCACAGGATACTCCGCAGGTTCTGCTAAGATCACAGCCAAATACGGCACGAAATCCGTATCGGTAGATGTGGATGTCGATCTGACAAGCAAACTGAGTGTGGAGAAGCAGAGCATTTTCTTCCGTCTGAGCGGATCCGATAAAACGGCAAATGTCGTATTGACTGCCTCTTACCCGAATAGTGCTGATGTGAATGTAACGGATCAAGCAACATGGACATCCAGCAACGAGAAGGTAGCGACGGTATTCAAGGGACAAGTTACCGCGATTGGTGCGGGTTCTACGACAATCAAAGCAACGTATAGCGGCAAAACAGTGGAAATCACTGTGGACGTTGATACGGCAAGATATCTGGATATTGCGGGTGTCGAAGATAAACTGGCTATGAGCGTTACAGGTGATAACAAAACCAAGAAACTGGTAGCCAATGCAGAATATATTGATGCAAGTACAGAAGACGTAACTTCCAAAGCAACTTGGACGTCCAGCAATGCGGATGTTGTCTATGTATCTGGCGGCGAGCTGATCGCCTATAAATCGGGTACAGCGACCATCACTGCGGCATACGGCGGCAAAACCGTTAAATTTACAGTGAATGTAGACGTTCCAGACAAGTATGAAATGGACAAGAAAAAAGGTTCTGTAGCCGTTGGTGGTACATTGTCTGTGAAAGTATTGGCTGTATACGGTGATACATCCAAAGACGTGTCCGAGGATGCCGATTGGAGCAGCAGCAGTGAGAAACTCGCTGAAGTGGACAGCAAAGGTGTCGTGACGGGTATTGCAACAGGTAAAGTAACCATCACAGCCAAAATTGAAGGCAAAACGTTGACGCTGCCTGTTGAAGTAGGCATGGCTAGTGGGCTGGAGGCAGATGTGAACTTTGTCGTGTTGTCCTCCAAGGAAACACAGCAAATCGTACTCACAGCTACGGATGAAGATGGTTTGACCAAGGACGTGTC includes:
- a CDS encoding Ig-like domain-containing protein — its product is MVMMLVLVLSISNVGLAAAADKELSKIVVSKNELSLEVGDSSSVTVTGVYTDNTSANVTISSSWSSSDTSIATVYNGAITAKKEGTATITTSYLTQSQTVQVNVTKKVKALSKNVQSLDLRTGDSKDIILTATYSDNTTNADASKVAEWSSDDEKVATVVNGKVTGQSAGTAVITGKVGSQSVTVDVNVEVVKRVDVDKKQINLLLNKSETVKLTATYPDGTTKDVTDLAEWTSSNEKVADVLKGEITGYSAGSAKITAKYGTKSVSVDVDVDLTSKLSVEKQSIFFRLSGSDKTANVVLTASYPNSADVNVTDQATWTSSNEKVATVFKGQVTAIGAGSTTIKATYSGKTVEITVDVDTARYLDIAGVEDKLAMSVTGDNKTKKLVANAEYIDASTEDVTSKATWTSSNADVVYVSGGELIAYKSGTATITAAYGGKTVKFTVNVDVPDKYEMDKKKGSVAVGGTLSVKVLAVYGDTSKDVSEDADWSSSSEKLAEVDSKGVVTGIATGKVTITAKIEGKTLTLPVEVGMASGLEADVNFVVLSSKETQQIVLTATDEDGLTKDVSSDATWKSSNSRVADVKKGVITANSSGKANITAEYGSKKVTIQVEVDVISRIEASEPALSLKTGDSADLTVTAYLSDGSERDVTDKAEWKTNSYKVAQVTKGKVKATGSGKAKITAKYGSKTVTIAVDVDTLKYLQTDKVTLTMKPGDKVTLVATATYLDGSEANVSKPALWKSSRIATASVKDGIIQANGKGKATITVTYAGVKTKVTVVVEAK
- a CDS encoding glycoside hydrolase family 88 protein, with product MNTSTSVKWLEEAWRQGAAKTIRNAQRIKDTFPHTAPQGTYDRNDPEWWTAGFWPGLLWLVYGESPENEAAAPLSRIAESCERQLEGCLRDPESVDHDLGFIWLLSGVANYRQTGSADGRRRGMLAANLLAARFNVRGEFIRAWNFSSSTMDTRGVAIIDSMMNLPLLYWASEQSGDPRFRSLAEAHADTVAREFVRADGSICHVVEFDPLTGQKVQEHGGQGHAPGSAWARGTAWALHGFALSFRYTGEARYLETAERAADFFLAMLGEEIVPVWDFRAPAEHQVAWDSSASAIAASGLLELAKLSPRGEEYAAAAERILRGLHEHYSSGETAAEEGLIMQGTVHYPEGRGLNVPIIYGDYFYMEALAKLRGRPGLF
- a CDS encoding class I SAM-dependent methyltransferase, with product MSQPFDYKGYWEQTYSSGETSGRGPYGVLAEFKAEVVNGLIQREGISSVIEFGCGDGNQLQYMNYDTYLGVDVAGSSVRLCASKFANDTSKSFMLYTPGLWINRGFMQADLTVCLDVLYHITDETDFRNTLYDILHSSTEWVVLYTRLKQNGSPGVSTIQDQNIFDYLFDYPEFKVHKIIPQRYPDLSSADFVILRRTPAMKNKTV